A region of Marnyiella aurantia DNA encodes the following proteins:
- a CDS encoding nucleoside-diphosphate kinase translates to MSGITFTMIKPDAVADGHIGAILGKIAEAGFKIKALKLTQLTLGDAKKFYEVHSERPFYGELVEFMSSGPIVAAVLEKENAVEDFRTLIGATNPADAAEGTIRKMFARSVGENAVHGSDSDENALIEAQFHFSGREIF, encoded by the coding sequence ATGTCAGGGATCACATTTACGATGATTAAGCCGGATGCAGTTGCAGACGGGCACATAGGCGCAATTTTAGGAAAAATTGCCGAAGCCGGATTCAAAATTAAAGCGCTGAAGCTTACCCAACTTACATTAGGCGACGCTAAGAAATTTTACGAAGTTCACAGTGAGCGTCCTTTTTACGGCGAGCTGGTGGAATTTATGAGTTCAGGTCCTATTGTTGCCGCAGTATTGGAGAAGGAAAATGCTGTTGAAGATTTCAGAACGCTTATTGGTGCTACCAACCCTGCTGATGCTGCAGAAGGTACAATCAGAAAAATGTTCGCAAGAAGTGTAGGCGAGAATGCGGTACATGGTTCAGATTCTGATGAAAATGCACTTATTGAAGCTCAGTTCCATTTTTCCGGCAGAGAAATATTCTAA
- a CDS encoding chorismate mutase, with protein MQLTDIKNDWISQFNHPLVIAGPCSAESETQMLETAARMKEAGAAVPVFRAGIWKPRTKPNGFEGVGSMGLGWLRKVKQEFGYKTATEVANMHHVQAALEADVDVLWIGARTTVNPFAVQEIANALQGTDRIVLVKNPVNPDLALWIGALERLAGADIHNLGAIHRGFSTYRKTNYRNIPNWQIALDFKNQLPNIPLIIDPSHICGNRTGLSSVAQEALNLGYQGVMIETHCNPDEAWSDARQQITPETLASLLSGLVVRNEECAGFDEELERYRTLISDVDYQVIDLLSQRMKLSEKIGMLKSDNNLTVFQPDRWKAVTEYAKRKAEETGMSQEFIESIFKTIHEQSVVVQNDIMKSK; from the coding sequence ATGCAGTTAACCGATATAAAAAACGACTGGATTTCTCAGTTTAACCACCCGCTGGTGATTGCAGGTCCCTGCAGTGCCGAGAGCGAGACGCAGATGTTGGAAACGGCAGCCCGGATGAAAGAAGCCGGTGCAGCCGTACCGGTGTTCCGTGCCGGAATCTGGAAACCACGCACCAAGCCTAACGGTTTCGAAGGAGTGGGCAGCATGGGTTTGGGATGGCTCCGAAAGGTGAAGCAGGAATTCGGTTATAAAACAGCAACTGAAGTGGCCAATATGCACCATGTACAGGCAGCTTTGGAAGCAGACGTTGATGTTTTATGGATTGGTGCCAGAACTACTGTGAACCCTTTTGCCGTGCAGGAAATCGCAAATGCGCTGCAGGGTACAGACAGGATTGTGCTTGTAAAGAATCCTGTTAATCCTGATCTTGCACTTTGGATCGGTGCTCTGGAAAGACTTGCAGGTGCCGATATCCATAATTTAGGCGCGATACACCGTGGATTTTCAACCTACAGGAAAACAAACTACCGCAATATTCCCAACTGGCAAATCGCGCTCGACTTTAAGAATCAGTTGCCGAATATACCGTTGATCATCGATCCGTCCCACATCTGCGGGAACCGCACCGGACTATCATCAGTAGCTCAGGAGGCTCTGAATTTAGGCTATCAGGGTGTGATGATTGAGACCCACTGCAATCCGGATGAAGCCTGGAGTGACGCCAGACAGCAAATTACACCGGAAACTCTTGCTTCATTACTGAGCGGACTTGTAGTTCGGAATGAAGAATGCGCAGGTTTTGACGAAGAACTTGAAAGGTACCGCACACTTATTTCCGATGTAGACTATCAGGTGATTGACCTTCTGTCACAGCGGATGAAACTTTCAGAAAAGATAGGTATGCTGAAAAGTGACAATAACCTCACGGTTTTCCAGCCGGACCGGTGGAAAGCCGTTACAGAATACGCTAAAAGGAAAGCTGAAGAAACCGGAATGTCCCAGGAATTTATTGAAAGTATTTTTAAGACCATTCATGAACAGTCTGTGGTGGTGCAAAACGACATCATGAAAAGCAAATAA
- the rsgA gene encoding ribosome small subunit-dependent GTPase A, translating to MKGLVIKSTGSWYQVMDHDTKEVYEARIRGKFKLIKTRLTNPLAVGDHVEFQLEQDNVAWITKIETRRNYLIRKSVNLSKEAHIIASNIDIACFIYTLKFPETSLGFLDRFLACCEAYNIEPLILMSKMDTLSEGEAEIIRNIEEMYHTIGYETLQVSSYTKLNLDMLQDRLKDRVSVVFGHSGAGKSTLVNAFQPNLNLKTTEISETHLKGKHTTTFAQMHFWDFGGSVIDTPGVREFAMIDVLKEEVQHYFPDIFRKSDECKFYNCLHINEPKCAVLAGIESGEIEETRYSTYIKLMEEADALEQEGF from the coding sequence ATGAAAGGACTTGTTATAAAATCTACCGGCAGCTGGTATCAGGTAATGGACCATGACACCAAAGAGGTTTATGAAGCGCGGATCAGAGGGAAATTTAAGCTTATTAAAACGCGTTTAACCAATCCGCTGGCTGTGGGTGACCATGTTGAGTTTCAGCTGGAGCAGGATAATGTAGCCTGGATTACAAAGATTGAAACCCGCCGCAATTATTTGATCAGGAAGTCGGTGAACCTTTCAAAGGAAGCCCATATTATTGCTTCCAATATCGATATCGCCTGCTTTATCTATACACTCAAGTTTCCGGAGACCTCACTTGGTTTTTTAGACCGTTTCCTGGCCTGCTGTGAGGCCTACAATATTGAGCCTCTTATCCTGATGAGTAAAATGGATACCCTCAGTGAAGGTGAAGCGGAAATCATACGAAACATAGAAGAGATGTATCATACCATCGGCTATGAAACCCTTCAGGTGTCGTCCTACACAAAACTTAATCTGGATATGCTGCAGGACCGACTTAAAGACCGGGTTTCAGTAGTCTTCGGACACTCAGGAGCCGGAAAGTCCACACTGGTAAATGCTTTTCAGCCAAACCTTAACCTAAAGACAACGGAAATTTCTGAAACACATCTTAAAGGAAAGCATACAACCACTTTTGCACAAATGCATTTCTGGGATTTTGGCGGCAGTGTTATTGATACGCCTGGAGTACGCGAATTTGCAATGATTGATGTGCTGAAAGAGGAGGTGCAGCATTATTTTCCGGATATTTTCCGAAAATCAGATGAATGTAAATTCTATAACTGCCTTCACATCAATGAACCTAAGTGTGCGGTATTAGCAGGAATTGAATCGGGTGAAATTGAAGAGACCCGATATTCAACCTATATTAAGCTGATGGAGGAGGCAGACGCCCTGGAGCAGGAAGGTTTTTAG